The nucleotide window TGACTAGACGGCTGTAGCACGGGACGCTTTGCCGCTTAATGACGGTATCGCAGATTTTTTTGATGTCGCAGGCGCGCAGTTTGTTGTTTTTGCCCTCTTTGGCAAAGCCCTTGGAAGCATCAACAATAAGCACATCATTTTTTTGGCGTTTTTGCTTGAGTACCAGAATGATGGTGGGGATACCGGTGCCAAAGAAAATATTGGCCGGCAAACCAATAATGGTATCGAGATGATTGTCCTCAATCAGGTTCTTACGGATTTCTCCTTCTTCCCCGCCGCGAAACAGCACACCGTGAGGCAAAACAATGGCCATGATACCATCAGGCTTCAGGTGGTAAAGATCATGCAGCAAAAAGGCATAGTCGGCTTTGGATTTGGGCGCAAGGCCAAAACGGGAGTAACGCGGGTCGCTGTCCTTGTGGTCAGGGTCCCATTGTTGCGAGTACGGTGGATTTGATACCACGGCATCAAGATAGAGTGGTTCGTAAGAGTTGACGGGATCGTTGTCGTCAAAAAAAGGCCAGTCATCCTCCAATGTATCGCCGTTGCGCGTGACGATATTCGTCGGCAGGATACCGCGCATTACAAGATTCATGCGCGTAAGGTTGTAGGTGTTTTCTTTCAATTCCTGAGCAAAGTATTTGATCGTGCCTTGATTGCCCATGTGCTTGGCAATGGATTTACCGATATTGAGCAGCAACGAGCCGGAGCCGCTGGTGGAGTCGTAAATATCGATTTTCTCTTTGCCCTTAACGTGATCGGCAATGATCTCAGACATGAGCACGGAAACCTCGTGCGGCGTGTAAAACTCACCGGCCTTTTTGCCCGCATTGGCGGCAAACATGCTGATCAGATACTCGTAGATAAAGCCGAGGACATCGTATCCCTGGCGGCCATCCATCGGGATATCTTTAATCAGCTGAATAAGTTCACTGATGGCCTTGGTCTGTTTGGCCGCCGTGTCGCCAAGTTTGCTTAGGCCGGTTTCCAGAGTCTTAAAGATGCCCTCAAACAGGTCTTTATGGTCAGTATGAATGAGGCGACTGAACGCAGACAGAGCATCACGCACATGGGCAACCTCGAAGTCGCCACCCTGCTCAATCCAGGTCGAAAACAGATGCTCGTGGGCGATAAAGTACCCCAAGTTGCGTTTGATAAAATCGACCGTTTCTGTGTCGTCTTCTGAGAGTGCACGAATGTCCTCTGCACTGAAGTCCTGACTTTTTGCGAACTGTTCCAGCTTGTCTGAGAGGTATTTATAAAAGATAAAGCCGAGGATGTAGTCTTTATATTCGTTCGCCTCAATTTTTGACCGCATCTGATTGGCGGATTCCCAAATTTTGGCGGCGAGTTGTTGTTTATTCACGAAAGGTCCTTTTGAAAAAAATATTTAAGCTTAGATTGGTATATCTGACGAGATCTTTGCTGGCAATGAAGCTCTCGGCAGCATGAGGAAGTAAGCCCGAGAGCCTCGCCCAATAAAGTGGAGTTCACCCATAAAGAACGTTAATAGATAAATATGGTAGCAGGATCGTAACCCTCTCACCGCTACAAAAGCCAGTATAATGACAAGGGTTCAAATCATTTACAAAACAACAAATTTCAAGCTACTTAAAGAGGAATCAATAATCAACACCTTAATTTGAAAGAACATCAAGAGAGAAAGCACCCACTCTAGCCATCCAAAAGTGCAGTCAGAAACTAGAAAAACGTATGGTAAGCTGTAAGAAACCACTTTCTCGGAGGAACCTCATGAAACATAAATCCACCCTTGCCCTGCTCACCCTCACCGGCATGGTATGGGGCTGTGCCGGAACCCCGCCGGACGATCTGGGCATTCACAATGGTCAACTTCGCTCCTGCCCTTCCTCGCCCAACTGTGTCAACAGCCAGAGTCCGGAGGCGGACGAAAAGCATGCCATTGCCCCGCTGGGATACACAGATTCACAACCCCAGGCATGTAATACGCTACTTTCCATTCTGAAAGAATGGCCGCGCGCGACCCTGATCGAACAACGTGACGATTACATCCGCTGTGAATTCTCCAGTGCGGTGATGGGCTTTGTCGATGATGTGGAGTTTTATTTTTCCGCACCAGGACGGATTGATGTGCGCTCGGCGTCGCGGTTGGGGCACAGCGATCTGGGCGTGAATCGCAAGCGTATTGAGGCTATTCGGGAGAAATTCGCCGCCGCATTGCCATAAATTAGTGATTTTAGCGCCCTGGGCCGACAAAAATGTGACTGCTGAGAGTTCCTTTGAACTCCAGCTATGTTCA belongs to Desulfuromonas acetoxidans DSM 684 and includes:
- a CDS encoding DUF1499 domain-containing protein; translation: MKHKSTLALLTLTGMVWGCAGTPPDDLGIHNGQLRSCPSSPNCVNSQSPEADEKHAIAPLGYTDSQPQACNTLLSILKEWPRATLIEQRDDYIRCEFSSAVMGFVDDVEFYFSAPGRIDVRSASRLGHSDLGVNRKRIEAIREKFAAALP
- a CDS encoding type I restriction-modification system subunit M; the encoded protein is MNKQQLAAKIWESANQMRSKIEANEYKDYILGFIFYKYLSDKLEQFAKSQDFSAEDIRALSEDDTETVDFIKRNLGYFIAHEHLFSTWIEQGGDFEVAHVRDALSAFSRLIHTDHKDLFEGIFKTLETGLSKLGDTAAKQTKAISELIQLIKDIPMDGRQGYDVLGFIYEYLISMFAANAGKKAGEFYTPHEVSVLMSEIIADHVKGKEKIDIYDSTSGSGSLLLNIGKSIAKHMGNQGTIKYFAQELKENTYNLTRMNLVMRGILPTNIVTRNGDTLEDDWPFFDDNDPVNSYEPLYLDAVVSNPPYSQQWDPDHKDSDPRYSRFGLAPKSKADYAFLLHDLYHLKPDGIMAIVLPHGVLFRGGEEGEIRKNLIEDNHLDTIIGLPANIFFGTGIPTIILVLKQKRQKNDVLIVDASKGFAKEGKNNKLRACDIKKICDTVIKRQSVPCYSRLVSKKEIRENDYNLNIPRYVDSSEPAERWDLYASMFGGIPQSELDVLNDYWQAFPGLRDVLFSDDGTPYVALKVDDLAQGIREHVEVQNFEARFAEVFADFPGYLRGELIDSMLTLHVPRQESRMGEEIFTRLEPLPLIDKYQAYQLLDDHWQQIAIDLEILQTEGFEASRVVEPNLVIKKKNGKDVEVQEGWKGRIMPFELVQTTYLKPQLDALRDKENRLSEISASFEETLESFSEEEKESAIAQEFVHESGEKFVNSAVTKEAKQLRAESKKSGGFNADTFEGKIIQVANWIAEEKTLKAAVKKDADALHLLTKKTIESLSDAQVNELLEHKWITPLNIVLHQLPGQQVDTLTTRLQALVEKYQITYSDNAREIQQTEEELADMIDELDGNEFDLKGLAELKILLRGGYDGE